One region of Turicibacter bilis genomic DNA includes:
- the uvrB gene encoding excinuclease ABC subunit UvrB, translating to MTNGKFQIVSKYAPSGDQPKAIDELVHNINNGVKEQVLLGATGTGKTFTIANVVQAVNKPTLVLAHNKTLAGQLYSELKEFFPNNAVEYFVSYYDYYQPEAYVPSSDTFIEKDAKTNDEIDKLRHSATAALLERNDVIVVASVSCIYGIGDPEEYKKMMVSIRVGMEMERNDLLNELVRIQYQRNDIDFHRGTFRVRGDIVEILPIATEKNAIRIEFFGEEVDRIREIDTLTGEVLSERKHVVIFPASHFVTGEERMKIALKNIEDELEEQVKYFESEGKLLEAQRIEQRTRYDLEMMAEMGFCSGVENYSGPLSLRERGATPYCLLDFFPDDWLLVADESHVTLPQVRGMYNGDRARKETLVNHGFRLPSALDNRPLQFNEFEDKIHQAIYVSATPGDYELERTDQVIEQIIRPTGLLDPVIELHPSRGQIDHLVGEIYKRIEKNERVLITTLTIKMSEELTNYLKELGIKVAYLHSEIKTLERIEIIRDLRVGTYDVLVGINLLREGLDIPEVSLVAILDADKEGFLRSDRSLIQTIGRAARNAEGRVILYADKVTGSMQRAIDETARRREIQEKYNEEHDIIPMTVRKDVRDVIRATEVVEKEAKYDKKMSRKDKEKLMQKLENEMKEAAKALDFETAATLRDAMLELKIELGL from the coding sequence ATGACAAATGGTAAGTTTCAGATTGTTTCTAAGTATGCGCCTTCAGGTGATCAACCAAAGGCGATTGATGAATTAGTTCATAATATAAATAATGGTGTTAAAGAGCAAGTTTTATTAGGAGCAACAGGGACAGGGAAAACATTCACGATTGCTAATGTTGTTCAAGCAGTGAATAAGCCAACCTTAGTCTTAGCCCATAATAAAACGTTAGCAGGACAATTATATAGTGAGTTAAAAGAGTTTTTCCCAAATAATGCGGTTGAATATTTTGTCAGTTACTATGATTATTATCAACCTGAAGCGTACGTCCCATCATCGGATACGTTTATTGAAAAAGATGCAAAGACGAATGATGAAATTGATAAGTTACGTCACTCAGCCACTGCAGCACTTCTTGAGCGTAATGATGTGATTGTCGTGGCTTCTGTTTCATGTATTTACGGGATTGGGGATCCAGAAGAATATAAAAAGATGATGGTTTCTATTCGTGTTGGAATGGAGATGGAACGAAATGATCTATTAAATGAGTTAGTTCGTATTCAATATCAACGTAATGACATTGATTTTCATCGTGGAACCTTCCGTGTACGAGGAGATATTGTTGAAATCTTACCGATTGCCACGGAAAAGAATGCAATTCGCATAGAGTTCTTTGGTGAGGAAGTTGATCGTATTCGTGAGATTGATACGTTAACTGGTGAAGTGTTAAGTGAACGTAAACACGTCGTTATTTTCCCAGCCTCTCACTTCGTAACAGGTGAAGAACGGATGAAAATTGCCCTTAAAAATATCGAGGATGAGTTAGAGGAGCAGGTTAAATACTTTGAGTCAGAAGGTAAATTATTAGAGGCTCAACGTATTGAACAACGTACACGCTATGATTTAGAAATGATGGCAGAAATGGGATTCTGTTCAGGTGTCGAGAATTATTCAGGACCACTTTCTTTACGTGAGCGTGGAGCAACGCCATACTGTTTACTTGATTTCTTCCCAGATGACTGGTTATTAGTCGCGGATGAATCACACGTGACGCTTCCACAGGTAAGAGGAATGTATAACGGGGACCGTGCCCGAAAAGAAACACTTGTCAATCATGGATTCCGTTTGCCTTCAGCTTTAGATAACCGCCCACTACAATTCAATGAGTTTGAAGACAAAATTCATCAGGCCATTTATGTATCAGCAACGCCAGGTGATTACGAATTAGAACGTACTGATCAAGTGATTGAGCAAATTATTCGTCCAACGGGATTACTTGACCCAGTGATCGAGTTACATCCAAGTCGTGGACAAATTGATCACTTAGTGGGTGAAATTTATAAACGTATCGAGAAAAACGAGCGTGTCTTAATTACGACTTTAACGATTAAGATGTCAGAAGAATTAACGAATTATTTAAAAGAATTAGGGATTAAAGTAGCTTATTTACATTCTGAGATTAAGACGCTAGAACGTATCGAAATTATTCGTGATTTACGTGTGGGAACGTATGATGTTTTAGTTGGAATCAACTTATTACGTGAAGGATTAGATATTCCAGAAGTTTCACTGGTTGCTATTTTAGATGCAGATAAAGAAGGATTCTTACGTAGTGATCGTTCACTTATCCAAACCATTGGTCGTGCGGCTCGTAATGCAGAAGGACGTGTTATTTTATATGCAGATAAAGTAACTGGATCGATGCAACGTGCAATTGATGAAACAGCTCGTCGTCGTGAAATTCAGGAGAAATATAATGAAGAGCATGATATTATCCCAATGACTGTTCGTAAAGATGTGCGAGATGTGATCCGTGCAACTGAAGTGGTTGAAAAAGAGGCGAAGTATGATAAGAAAATGTCTCGTAAAGATAAAGAAAAGTTAATGCAAAAACTTGAAAATGAAATGAAGGAAGCGGCAAAAGCGCTTGACTTTGAAACAGCAGCAACACTTCGTGATGCAATGCTTGAATTAAAAATTGAGTTAGGCTTATAA
- the ftsE gene encoding cell division ATP-binding protein FtsE, with protein MIEFTNVSKKYANGVIGLHNINIQIEPGEFLFVIGPSGAGKSSFLKMINRQEKSTGGQIMVKGLNVSKLNRFKVPKLRRQIGVVFQDFKLLQKMTVYQNVAFALEAIGLPSKEVRAKAVAAIELVGLTNKMRFYPNQLSGGEQQRVAIARAIANNPDIIIADEPTGNLDPENSTQIVNILKKLNDEGKTIIMATHDHELIFEQDCRVITIDHGTIFSDEVKGYYETN; from the coding sequence ATGATTGAGTTTACAAATGTCAGTAAAAAGTACGCAAATGGAGTTATTGGGCTTCATAATATAAATATTCAAATTGAGCCGGGAGAGTTCTTGTTCGTGATTGGGCCGAGTGGGGCAGGGAAATCATCATTTTTAAAAATGATTAATCGTCAAGAAAAATCTACGGGTGGTCAAATTATGGTTAAGGGACTTAATGTGAGTAAACTTAACCGCTTTAAAGTACCAAAGTTACGTCGTCAAATTGGTGTCGTATTCCAAGATTTTAAATTATTGCAGAAAATGACGGTTTATCAAAATGTTGCTTTTGCTTTAGAAGCCATTGGATTGCCGAGTAAAGAGGTTCGTGCAAAAGCAGTAGCAGCTATTGAATTAGTTGGATTAACGAATAAAATGCGTTTTTATCCTAATCAATTATCAGGGGGAGAACAGCAACGTGTGGCAATTGCCCGTGCCATTGCGAATAACCCAGATATTATTATTGCCGATGAGCCAACTGGAAACTTAGATCCAGAAAATTCAACTCAAATCGTTAATATTTTAAAGAAATTAAACGATGAAGGAAAAACGATTATTATGGCAACTCATGATCATGAGCTAATCTTTGAGCAAGATTGCCGTGTGATAACAATTGATCATGGAACAATTTTTAGTGATGAGGTGAAAGGTTACTATGAAACTAATTAG
- the ftsX gene encoding permease-like cell division protein FtsX encodes MKLIRQFFRYIRDGFKNIWNNLFMSLSSVITLTLTLSLCSLFVLFAHNTSNFTEQVESEIKIFVEFSKEATEEQIAAAIDLMKSQEHVADIIHTTKEEEYTDFINRIGEDDPELATFFENTSDENPLRDSVVVAADDVKNVDEVAKVVKEIDGVDYVDYGEESSLAAFSNITNIIRKSFSWIVVILLILAVFLIQNTIKLTIYARKNELKIMKLVGASVSHVTVPFLIEGFIIGILGAVGPILFTIYGYQFLYELFGGVLVIPMLQMTAPFPTVYELGVLIGILSIIVSLLGSFFAVIKYSLKI; translated from the coding sequence ATGAAACTAATTAGACAATTTTTCCGTTATATCCGAGACGGATTTAAAAATATTTGGAATAACTTATTCATGTCACTTTCATCAGTCATTACCTTAACCTTAACTTTAAGTTTATGTTCATTATTCGTATTATTTGCTCATAATACGAGTAATTTTACTGAGCAAGTAGAAAGTGAAATTAAAATTTTTGTTGAGTTCTCAAAAGAAGCAACAGAAGAACAAATTGCTGCGGCAATTGATTTAATGAAATCGCAAGAGCACGTAGCAGATATTATTCATACGACAAAAGAAGAAGAGTATACGGATTTTATTAATCGTATTGGTGAAGATGATCCGGAGTTAGCCACTTTCTTTGAAAATACAAGTGATGAAAATCCGTTACGAGATTCAGTAGTTGTAGCTGCAGATGATGTAAAGAATGTGGATGAAGTGGCTAAAGTCGTTAAAGAGATTGATGGTGTTGATTATGTGGATTATGGTGAAGAATCATCGTTAGCAGCTTTTTCTAATATTACAAATATTATTCGTAAGTCATTCTCATGGATTGTTGTTATTTTATTAATCTTAGCTGTATTCTTAATCCAAAATACAATTAAATTAACTATTTATGCACGTAAAAATGAATTGAAAATTATGAAATTAGTTGGAGCATCAGTTTCACATGTTACAGTCCCATTCTTAATTGAAGGTTTCATTATTGGTATTTTAGGGGCTGTAGGTCCTATCTTATTTACCATTTATGGTTACCAATTTTTATATGAATTATTCGGAGGCGTTTTAGTTATTCCGATGCTTCAAATGACAGCACCGTTCCCAACAGTTTATGAATTAGGTGTTTTAATAGGAATTCTATCAATTATTGTGAGTTTATTGGGAAGTTTCTTTGCAGTTATTAAATATTCATTAAAAATCTAA
- a CDS encoding L-serine ammonia-lyase, iron-sulfur-dependent, subunit alpha, translating to MESLRELYKVGNGPSSSHTMGPARAAKVFMGRYPEATSYEAVLYGSLAATGEGHLTDYIIIKTMDPKPVKITWRPEDFRLFHPNAMQFIAYNEANEEIGTWTVYSVGGGSIIEEGQARDEVESVYPNTTMNEVLDVCKEKNWTLADYVYAYEADIKPYLEEILAVMRESLMNGLVAEGTLPGKLNYPRRAKQFFEQAKANPEDLSILIYAYALAVSEQNACGDVVVTAPTCGASGVLPGVLFALQEREGYSDEQLVDALAVAGLVGDLIKTNASISGAEVGCQGEVGSACSMAAAAVAFLKGASNLHCEYSAEIGLEHHLGMTCDPVYGYVQVPCIERNAVAAKRAYDAAKYAMLTDGYHTITLDQVMQTMKETGHDLMAKYRETAQGGLAKHFAEC from the coding sequence ATGGAAAGTTTACGTGAGTTATATAAAGTAGGAAATGGCCCATCTAGTTCACATACGATGGGACCTGCTCGTGCAGCAAAAGTATTTATGGGACGTTATCCTGAAGCGACGTCTTATGAGGCTGTATTATATGGAAGTTTAGCTGCAACAGGTGAGGGACATTTAACGGATTATATTATTATTAAGACAATGGATCCAAAGCCAGTAAAGATTACATGGCGTCCAGAAGATTTCCGTCTCTTCCATCCAAATGCAATGCAGTTCATTGCTTATAATGAAGCGAATGAAGAAATCGGAACATGGACGGTTTATTCAGTAGGTGGAGGATCGATTATTGAAGAAGGCCAAGCTCGTGATGAGGTTGAGAGTGTTTACCCAAATACAACGATGAATGAAGTATTAGACGTGTGCAAAGAAAAGAACTGGACATTAGCTGATTATGTTTATGCTTATGAAGCAGATATTAAACCTTATTTAGAAGAGATTTTAGCTGTGATGCGTGAAAGTTTAATGAATGGATTAGTTGCAGAAGGAACGTTACCAGGAAAGTTAAATTATCCACGCCGTGCGAAACAATTCTTTGAACAAGCAAAAGCAAATCCAGAAGATTTATCTATTTTAATTTATGCGTATGCTTTAGCAGTTTCAGAGCAAAATGCGTGTGGAGATGTGGTAGTTACGGCTCCAACGTGTGGAGCTTCAGGTGTTTTACCAGGTGTTTTATTTGCTTTACAAGAACGTGAAGGATATAGTGATGAGCAATTGGTTGACGCGTTAGCTGTGGCAGGACTTGTAGGGGATTTAATCAAAACAAATGCCTCTATCTCAGGTGCAGAAGTTGGATGTCAAGGTGAAGTGGGATCGGCTTGTTCAATGGCAGCGGCAGCTGTCGCATTCTTAAAAGGAGCATCTAACTTACATTGTGAATATTCAGCAGAAATCGGGCTTGAACATCATTTAGGAATGACATGTGACCCTGTATATGGATATGTACAAGTACCATGTATTGAACGTAATGCTGTTGCAGCAAAACGTGCGTATGATGCTGCAAAATATGCGATGTTAACAGATGGATATCATACGATTACATTAGATCAAGTAATGCAAACGATGAAAGAAACGGGGCATGATTTAATGGCAAAATATCGTGAAACGGCTCAAGGCGGGCTTGCGAAACATTTTGCAGAATGCTAA
- the prfB gene encoding peptide chain release factor 2 produces MEIHEIRTEIKKMSERISQFKESLNVEQKEAEIKEYDAKMQAVGFWDDQRKAQEVINAANAIKDKVNTFYTLEGEVEDLAVAFELILEEPDEDLQVELESQISEVSEKLNKFELEILLSGPYDANNAILELHPGAGGTESQDWAEMLYRMYTRYAERKGFKVEVLDYLVGEEAGIKSVTIKIKGTNAFGYFKAERGVHRLVRISPFDSGGRRHTSFCSCDVMPEFSGDIDIEIRAEDLKIDTYRASGAGGQHINTTDSAVRITHLPTNTIVTCQNQRSQIKNREAAMEMLKSKLYQRKLEEQEAELAKIRGEVKEIGWGSQIRSYVFHPYSLVKDHRTSYEVGNVQGVMDGDLDGFIDAYLRHSI; encoded by the coding sequence ATGGAAATTCATGAAATAAGAACAGAAATCAAGAAAATGTCTGAACGTATCTCTCAATTTAAAGAATCTTTAAATGTTGAGCAAAAAGAAGCTGAGATTAAAGAGTATGATGCAAAGATGCAAGCGGTAGGTTTTTGGGATGATCAACGTAAAGCTCAAGAAGTTATTAATGCAGCCAATGCAATCAAAGATAAAGTTAATACATTCTATACTTTAGAAGGTGAAGTAGAAGATTTAGCCGTTGCTTTTGAGTTAATTTTAGAAGAACCCGATGAGGACTTACAAGTTGAACTTGAATCACAGATTAGCGAAGTCAGTGAGAAGTTAAATAAGTTTGAATTAGAAATTTTATTAAGTGGTCCATATGATGCAAACAATGCTATTTTAGAACTACATCCAGGTGCGGGTGGAACAGAATCACAAGACTGGGCTGAAATGTTATATCGTATGTATACGCGTTATGCTGAACGTAAAGGGTTTAAAGTAGAAGTTTTAGATTATCTAGTAGGTGAAGAGGCTGGAATTAAAAGCGTAACAATCAAAATTAAAGGAACAAATGCATTTGGTTATTTTAAAGCCGAGCGTGGCGTACATCGTTTAGTTCGTATTTCTCCATTTGATTCAGGGGGGCGTCGTCATACGTCATTCTGTTCTTGTGATGTCATGCCTGAATTCTCAGGAGATATTGATATCGAAATTCGTGCTGAAGATTTAAAAATTGATACGTACCGCGCAAGTGGAGCAGGTGGTCAGCACATTAATACAACTGATTCAGCGGTACGTATTACGCATTTACCAACGAATACGATTGTTACATGCCAAAACCAACGTTCACAGATTAAAAACCGTGAAGCTGCGATGGAGATGTTAAAATCTAAGTTATATCAACGTAAGTTAGAGGAACAAGAAGCGGAGTTAGCAAAAATCCGTGGTGAAGTTAAAGAGATTGGATGGGGAAGTCAGATTCGCTCATATGTTTTCCATCCGTACTCATTAGTTAAAGATCATCGCACATCATATGAGGTGGGAAATGTCCAAGGTGTTATGGATGGCGATTTAGATGGATTTATTGATGCTTATTTAAGACATAGTATCTAA
- a CDS encoding S-ribosylhomocysteine lyase — protein sequence MKKIPSFTVNHDDLLRGIYVSRQDVIGQEIVTTFDIRTKLPNREPVMNTAEIHTIEHLAATFLRNHETAADQTIYFGPMGCRTGFYLILKGDLKSEEIVDLVKETFEFVANYEGDVPGASARDCGNYLDMNLPMAKYEAKAFLENTLNQITEANLVYPA from the coding sequence ATGAAAAAGATTCCTAGTTTTACAGTTAATCATGATGATTTATTACGTGGAATTTATGTTTCACGCCAAGATGTCATAGGACAAGAAATCGTAACAACATTTGATATTCGTACAAAATTACCGAATCGTGAACCAGTTATGAATACTGCTGAAATTCATACGATTGAACATTTAGCTGCAACATTTTTACGTAATCATGAAACAGCAGCAGATCAGACTATTTATTTTGGACCAATGGGATGTCGTACAGGGTTCTATTTAATTTTAAAAGGCGATCTAAAATCAGAAGAGATTGTAGATTTAGTTAAAGAAACCTTTGAATTTGTTGCGAATTATGAAGGTGACGTTCCAGGTGCAAGTGCGCGCGATTGTGGAAATTATTTAGATATGAATTTACCAATGGCGAAATATGAAGCTAAGGCCTTCTTAGAAAATACATTAAACCAAATCACAGAAGCTAATTTAGTTTATCCAGCGTAA
- a CDS encoding S41 family peptidase — protein sequence MKRKRVLQLVGSFCLGAVVTLLLSLVFPAKNPAQTIVSPANYGETASINQVYEALKTYHYFYEGDSQSLIDGAISGMIDALGDPHSTYFTMTDYENFVEHLEETYSGIGCEVTNVNGYTMIVSPFPDSPADEAGILANDLVIEVDGENVVGQNLQEVTSKIKGPVGSTVILGIQRNDNPELISIEVTRQAIDQETVKSELIPAGEDLIGYLQISTFGENTANEFKQAIEALEEQGMTSLIVDLRNNSGGYLTSVVEMVDYILPPDQVITTIESRDGSGTTYKTTSEGKDYPVVTLINEGSASASEIFAAAMKEAGKYDVIGTTSYGKGTVQVSMPLDDHSSLKITTQVWKTPNGNWINEEGVTPTIEVEAPEFYYYYQVYLTDGAPLEFDMVDTAIKNAQNILKTLGYNVGRTDGYFDESTVSAVKEFQVDHSIEATGVIDNKTASELTLALREKIRDKQYDTQLQKAIGMLQQ from the coding sequence ATGAAGCGTAAGAGAGTATTGCAACTTGTGGGAAGCTTTTGTTTAGGAGCTGTTGTTACATTATTACTATCTTTAGTATTTCCAGCTAAAAATCCAGCTCAAACTATTGTTTCACCAGCTAATTATGGGGAGACAGCTTCAATTAATCAAGTGTATGAAGCATTAAAGACATATCATTATTTTTATGAAGGTGACAGCCAATCTTTAATTGATGGAGCTATTTCAGGAATGATTGATGCTTTAGGCGATCCTCATTCAACATATTTTACAATGACAGACTATGAAAATTTTGTTGAGCACTTAGAAGAGACTTATTCAGGGATTGGATGCGAAGTAACGAATGTTAATGGGTATACAATGATTGTATCGCCATTTCCTGATTCACCGGCAGATGAAGCTGGAATTTTAGCAAATGATTTAGTCATTGAGGTGGATGGAGAAAATGTAGTCGGTCAAAATTTACAAGAGGTAACGAGTAAAATTAAAGGTCCTGTTGGATCAACAGTAATCCTCGGAATTCAACGCAACGATAATCCTGAGTTAATTTCTATTGAAGTGACAAGACAAGCGATTGATCAAGAAACGGTTAAATCAGAATTAATTCCAGCTGGGGAAGACTTAATTGGATATCTTCAAATTTCAACTTTTGGAGAAAATACGGCGAATGAATTTAAGCAAGCGATTGAAGCTTTAGAAGAACAAGGAATGACTTCTTTAATCGTCGATTTAAGAAATAATTCAGGTGGTTATTTAACAAGTGTAGTCGAGATGGTTGATTATATCCTTCCACCTGATCAAGTGATTACAACAATTGAATCTCGTGATGGTAGCGGAACAACATACAAAACAACAAGTGAAGGAAAAGATTATCCTGTTGTGACGTTAATTAATGAAGGTAGTGCTTCAGCTTCAGAAATTTTTGCTGCTGCGATGAAAGAGGCTGGCAAATATGATGTCATTGGAACGACATCTTATGGAAAAGGAACTGTCCAAGTTTCGATGCCATTAGATGATCATTCTTCTTTAAAAATTACAACTCAAGTGTGGAAGACACCAAATGGAAATTGGATTAATGAAGAAGGGGTAACACCAACGATTGAGGTAGAAGCACCAGAATTTTATTACTATTATCAAGTTTATTTAACAGACGGAGCACCACTTGAATTTGACATGGTAGATACAGCTATTAAAAATGCTCAAAATATTTTAAAAACATTAGGTTATAACGTTGGAAGAACCGATGGATACTTTGATGAATCAACCGTGTCAGCGGTGAAAGAATTCCAAGTGGATCATAGTATTGAAGCAACGGGTGTAATTGATAATAAAACAGCGAGCGAATTAACATTAGCATTACGAGAAAAAATTCGTGATAAGCAGTACGATACTCAACTTCAAAAAGCAATTGGTATGTTGCAGCAATAA
- a CDS encoding murein hydrolase activator EnvC family protein codes for MSKKIFTMLSLALMLSLIPKFSFTVDAATTCSTKQECNDIISEAQSQISDLKSKEAAVQKEIDIVEGDMGTTIQKISETETAISEFEKKISIKENEIKNSENEIKKLENDIQELKEVVAERMRVSQRLSRGNTILQVLSESDSIVDFIRRLRVVNHFAESDAESMDELSLLVSQQQAMLATLKVQKQELAENKASLEVERETLTAYQEKLEQQKQELAKQMQQLESERLSAAEIISIAEEQKKILEQTPPPPVSSGGSSSSGGVISGTGFMIPLATGYVSCEFMCYPNHTGIDLANYGDTSTPVYAAQAGTVIRAGWHSAYGNHVMITHNVNGQILTTVYAHMHSAPYVSVGQQVSRGTQLGTMGNTGNSFGAHLHFEVYEGYYNYPYAVNPRNYISFPSSW; via the coding sequence ATGTCAAAAAAGATTTTTACAATGTTAAGTTTGGCTCTAATGCTTAGTTTAATTCCAAAGTTTTCTTTTACAGTAGATGCAGCTACTACATGTTCCACTAAACAAGAGTGTAATGACATTATTAGTGAGGCGCAAAGTCAGATTTCTGATTTAAAAAGTAAAGAGGCTGCTGTTCAAAAAGAGATTGATATTGTAGAAGGAGATATGGGTACAACGATCCAAAAAATCTCTGAAACAGAAACTGCTATTTCTGAATTTGAAAAGAAAATATCAATTAAAGAAAATGAAATTAAAAATAGTGAAAATGAAATCAAAAAATTAGAAAATGATATTCAAGAGCTTAAAGAAGTTGTTGCAGAACGTATGCGTGTTTCACAACGCTTATCTCGAGGAAATACTATTTTGCAAGTCTTATCTGAATCAGATAGCATCGTTGATTTTATTCGTCGATTACGTGTTGTTAATCACTTTGCAGAAAGTGATGCAGAATCAATGGATGAGCTAAGTTTATTAGTGAGTCAACAACAAGCGATGCTGGCTACTTTAAAGGTTCAAAAGCAAGAGCTTGCTGAGAATAAAGCTAGTTTAGAAGTAGAGCGTGAGACTCTAACAGCTTATCAAGAAAAGTTAGAACAACAAAAACAAGAATTAGCAAAACAAATGCAACAATTAGAAAGTGAACGTTTATCGGCAGCTGAGATTATCTCTATTGCTGAAGAACAAAAGAAAATTCTAGAGCAAACGCCACCTCCTCCTGTTTCAAGTGGAGGTTCATCTAGTAGCGGTGGTGTCATTAGTGGAACTGGATTTATGATTCCATTAGCAACAGGATATGTGAGCTGTGAATTCATGTGTTATCCAAATCATACAGGAATTGACTTAGCAAACTATGGTGATACATCAACCCCTGTTTATGCTGCACAGGCGGGAACGGTTATTCGTGCAGGATGGCATAGTGCCTATGGAAACCATGTTATGATTACACATAATGTTAATGGACAGATTTTGACAACGGTTTACGCACATATGCATTCAGCTCCATATGTATCTGTTGGTCAACAAGTATCAAGAGGAACACAGTTAGGTACAATGGGGAACACGGGTAATTCTTTTGGAGCTCATTTACATTTTGAGGTTTATGAAGGATACTATAATTATCCATACGCTGTTAATCCAAGAAACTATATCAGTTTCCCATCATCATGGTAG